In Papaver somniferum cultivar HN1 chromosome 9, ASM357369v1, whole genome shotgun sequence, the genomic stretch GTGCATGTATCTTTTGAGAGGAAAGCTCAGATTGGAATACGTCTAGGTTTTTTGAAGCTATTTTCCAGACGTAATCTAGTACGTCTAGGTTCGTGACTTGTTTTCCCAGACGTAATTTTCAACGTCTAGGTTTATCTTATAGGCTAACTAGACGTAATTGTTCCTGTATATTTTTGAGAGGAAAGCTCAGATTGGAATACGTCTAGGTTTTTTGAAGCTATTTTCCAGACGTAAGCTTGTACGTCTAGGTTCGTTACTTGTTTTCCCAAACGTAATTTGATACGTCCAGTTTCGTGAAGTTTTTATCTGGACGTAATTTTGTACGTCTGGGTTTTTGAAGTATTTTTCCCAGACGTAATTAATCCTGAATCCTTTAAATTTTTTTCAAACTAATTCTGTAAGATCTATTTCTTGTAATTTGCAGGAATCCTGATAGGGTAAAGGCTAAAAAGAAGAGAGGAAATGATTTAACGCCAAAAGATACTCCTACACCTCGCCATGAAATTCATTGTGGGGTAGAACATAGAGGTCTCCACAAGGAtgctaagaagaagaaggatatgaCTCAAGGAAGTAGCTCAAGATGTCCTGAAGCATCTCAAGAGGAATATAATGTTTTCCAAGATCTAGGAATTGAAGGGGAACAATTTCAACTACCGGTGATATCGGGAGGTACACTCGTGATTAGATATACACCAAAtcgacaagaagaagaagaagttgttgttcaaggaaaagggaaacaagttgttgttgcttcacctgaagctacacctaaacctcaagtgaaggaaaagaagccgaggaagaaacctTCACCAAAAGGCAAGCATATTCCTAAAGGCAGTAATTTGTTtcctaagaagaagaatggtGCACTTTGGGGTGAGGCGCTCGATAAATCTGCGGTCTTATTCGGTTATCCACATTCATGGGCTGCTAAGGTTTGCGAAAGCAGGGTAATAATCTATAACGTTCTcatattttgcatgattttgtTCAACTTGATATATTGTTTATTTGGTATAATTTAGACATGAGTTTGATTCTATTACTGCCTTAACAACTTTCTCTtaacaaatttgttgtttataCATTCTTTATAGGATCATGAAATTACGACAAAGAAACTGAAACATAAAAAGGATGGTTATTGGTCGTTAGGTGAAGAATGTAAAGAGGTTCGTGATCTTGTAGTGGATACAGGGCTaggtaatgaaattctcaaccATCAGCATGAGTTTGATTCTATTACTGCATGTGTCTTTAGAGAGCGATATTGGTTAGAAACCGATACCTTTCATCTTCCATTCAGTGAGATGGCAATAACGCCGGATGATGTGAAAAAAATCTTGAACTTAAACGTTGAAGGAAAATATGTTTCTGAAGGTTTTGACAACAATATGAGTTGGGAAGACCTTTATGTCCTTGTTAAAGACACACTTGGATGGGAGAAAGCTGAGACGGAGAAACAGTTTAAGTGGGCTGGTGGAGATAAACCAACTGAACCAAGAGAAGGTCCAGCTATACCTGTCAAAAAGATACTGTTGAACAATCTGAAAGATATGTTTGGAGGAACACAAAAGGCTATAGTAGAATGTCATGAGGTGATAGATGAAACAAGAGCTCGTCGTACAGCCACCGCATTCCTATTGCATTCCCTTGGTACCATATTCTTTCCACTCGGGGAATCGAGTTAATGCTCACTATCTATAATGGTTGAAAAATTTCCAGGAGACCAAAAAGTATGCTTGGGGCACTGCCACCCTCACTTTTTTACTTGATAGTTTTCGAAAAGCTTCGAGGGTTGGAGCCACTGAACTTGTTGGGAATGTTGGTCTTTTTCAGGTAATTTATATAGCTTCGGTTTTGTTATATTtatcatttctttttttattggttttatgtATATAGTTTTTATGGTTATATATAATTTGTTAGGCATGGGTATATGACCACTTTCCGACCATGAGACCTTCTACATCTTGGTCAGACGATGAGATTGGTCGTCCTACAGGAAAGAAGTTTGTATTCACTGGTACCCAATAAAGCACAAAGAAGAGAAGATAACTGATTTAAGGTTGAAAATGGATGCTCTCACTGttgaatatgtttttttttttatccttaCATATATCTAAAGGAAGATAAGTTTGGAGAAGAGATTGATCATCGTGTTTTTTCAAGTTTGAAATCTTACAACGGGCCTTTGTTTCATCCCCATGGGTACGTAATGGCCAATCCACGTCGAGTTCTCCGCCAATATGGTTATGTGCAAGAAAAAGTCACTCATGAATCGTTCAAATTGTTGGCTAATACTTATTCCGTAAAAAGTGCCAATGTCGTGCTCAACTACAGCCCAGAGCCAAGTATTGATGTTTGGAACGACCGCAATAATGCATTATACCAAGTCAGCATGAATGATCTCATTCCTATTCTAGGCACAAAGGAAGCTGAAGAAGGTTATTTGGAATGGTATTACCATTTTGGTCATCctcatgtgattaataatgatccgGAAGCGGCAACATATATCAAAAAGGCTCAAGAAAAGAAGAAGCGTGAAGACGAAAAGAGAAGTATATTTGATACGGATTGGAAGGCGCTATATTTCAAGATGGTAAGTAaagttgttatttttcatgacGCCATTTCATAACACTATATTTGTTTGTACTAATATGTTTCATTTTGATAtgtaaaatagaaaaacaaatgcATTCACTTGGCACAAACATTGACTCCATGCGTCCAAAAAGGTGAGGGCCTCACAAGTGCACAAGTAAAGGTTTTCCAATAAAAAATCAAAGACTTGTCGGATCCAAACAAGGATTACGAGAACTTAGAGAGGAGCACGAAGAGGAGTATAGATGTGGGTACTAGTCAACGTCAGCCATCACCTAGTAGTTCTGAAACCAATGAAGAGGATATGCATGCTCATGGTCGGGGTCAAGGTCGGGGTCGTGGTCATGGTGGTCGTGACGGTCCTCGTACTCGAGGTGGTAACAAAAGCAACAAAAGAGGTCGTGGTCGTAATTGTCCTTAAACTCTATCAATCTTATAATTGTAGAAGACTATTTAGTTTCTTTTGGTTGTTTCTTTGGTTGTTATGAACAAGTTTCCTTTGGTGTGGAAGACTATTTAGTTTCCTTTGGTTGTTATGAACAAGTTTTCTTTTCAAGAATGAAattttcctttggtttgtattagcTAGAATGAATTCTATTTACGTATCTTTATGTTTGAGTGAATGCACAAATTTGGCTTAGTATTAGCTAGAATGAATGAATAAGTCCAAAAATTGGATTTGTGCTGCTAGTTTTAAAGCGAAATGCAAAATCAAAATTAGGTACTCAGGAACATTTACGCCCAGGTTTTGGGTAGGCAAAAACGAGGCGTAAGACTGAACACAACCGGCTTTGGGATTTTTGCAGGTTTACGCCCAGGTTCATGGTATAAAAAACCTAGGCGTAAGCCTGACAGAAAGTGTTTCTCAGAGTTACGCCCTGGTTTATTTTCTATCCAACCTGGACGTAACCATGGCAGAAGCCTTCTTTGCTTGGATCATATGCTTACGTCTAGGTTCGTGTTCTCTAAAACCTAGGCGTACGTCGTTTTTAAAGTGAGTTTGCTGTTTTTTTGTCCCTATTTGGTTTGAAAATAGAGCCGTTGGGAACTTGTACTACCTGAATTTTGAAAATAGAGCCGTTGGGAACTTGTACTACCTGAAAATAGAGCCGTTACACATCTTGGTTTTATATATAAGTTGAACATACATGCCCAACCATCTTATTTTTTGCTTATCTAGACATTCCATCTTCAACATCAACCATCTCCACCTAAACTCTTACTCTATTATAGAAATAAATATACGGATGAACCTGGTTTTACTTTGGATGAAGATTTGTGTATTCGCCGCAACTATGTACTATGCTAtccaaaaagaggagaagaacgaCGTCAAGGTGGTTTTGTGAGTACAAGTTATTGGAGAACCATTTACGAAAACTTTTGCTCTGAAACCGGTAACCCTAATAACCGTGATGGAATTAAGTTGTATTGTCGGTACGGAACGATAAGGGATCAAGTTAAAGAATTTATGGAATTAGTTCGTATTGTTGGTCAAATACGACTTAGTGGTGAAACTAACTCTGAAGTTTTAGAGTGTGCTATTAAGGAATGGAAAAGGTCAAATTTCCAATACTTACCTCATTTCAACATCCTGAAGGACTTCTATCGCACTCGTAGACCCGAATATTAGTCCTTTTGTAATGAAATATCGATGTAATGTCATGTGGTTTAATGGGTTGCAATTTCTATGTAATGTCATGTGTTTTGATGGGTTGTAATATGGGGTTAGTaatgaaacaagaaaaaaaattatcaataaaaaacaaattcaacaaaatacttaagagaatatcttcaaaatCTTTTATTCCTAGTGATTCATTCAAAATATTTTCACCACCCTTCACGAACGTTTAGTCATCCTCATCATCGCTCATCAATGCAAATGAGACATTACTCCTTGACATTTGTAATgccttccaaaattcaaaactcTCCTCGAATCTAATACACCAAGACTTGGACCATTCGTTACAATCAAATAATGGAGGTAAAGGGCACCCTTCACTCATTTGAAGGCCGACTAAATGGTTTCTGCATACGTAACACATCACCGTACTTGGCTTGGAATACCGTAACAAATCCACCATCACCACTACGaagcttcttcttcaaccggttgtgagacGATTCCaccgtacttgtagcttggttgtcgaagtgtctATATTGGTTTGTGAATGCGGCTAcgaacttctctttgtgcggatccaaccaattgTCCACCAAGTATTTCACCATAGTTGGATAACTTCTCAAACTAGCCAATACCATACGAGATCGTTGTTCATAGTCTTCCACGGTGAGGTAATATACCATGGATTCCCAATCCTTTTGGAAACTAGCCCATTTTAGTTCCGCCAACCcatcatccttcttaaatttctctttggattccttttgttgatcaaccggtagtttctttattctttccatttgaattttctttgttgGACGAATGATGGTCTTACATTTAGTCTCAATGTTATTCCATAggtggaacgtgcaaagaaggtgATGAGCATCCGAGAAAACCCTCTCTATTGCATTCAACAATGCTTGTTCCTTGTCGGTGACAATGACCTTTAGAGTATATCCCTCCACGTATAATAACTTCACTTGTTTTAGTgcccaaacataactctcttcaAGCTCATTTTCCAAGAAGCAAAACGCGACACTAAACGGAGAGTTGGTGGAAGTTTGTCCAACAATGATCAACACCGGCATCTCATACTTGTTGGTCGTGTACGTGCAATCCATTAAAATTACTTGATTGGAGCACCGCGCAAATTATATAAACTCGGGATGAGCCAATATGAGATTCTTTATTtgttcatcctcatcttcattgtggaaaaccgagtaattatacttctcccccaaatgccttaattgttgcatttgatttctattttcccattgttgatttttcaattttgttttggcgTTGTAGATGGTTGGAAAAGTAGAAACATTCTTTGGGTTTACGAGATTTATATGACCAAGTATATCAAGAGGTTTCATATGGTTTTCCGTCATGGAACTTACAATGAgtttttcttcatcattaagcAGCGCCGCATAAGGATGGGATAACAAAGTATTCGGTATGGGATGGTCATGACGACcacatacaactttctccaaatacCAATACCACTCCTCACTTTTCACACTTTTCTTGTTGTGCTTGGATTGAAGCTTGAACGGGCATTTAGTCTTCTTAGTGAAAGTAGTATTCTTCCTATTCGTCTTTGGTTCATATACGGTACCCTTTTTCACATGACTTTTACTttctccactacactcgcaaaccatttgaaagtggCGGTCATTTGTTGATCCATTACAAACTATAACACACATAATTGACTTGCCACGTTCTCTAGCCTATttctttgcatcttctttatctttccatctctacatgttccaaaaactcaaagttagtaaaaaaaacaaaaacatagtgaatgagcaacatatctttccattagtttcaaaagagaaaaaaaacacttaccaagtcattcaaatagtgatgggaTGAATCTTTGGTTAGAATTTCGTTTGCATTAGGTTGAGAAGGCATTGGGCTAGGTGGAAGCACAATCTATCAACCAAAATATCACAATATtagtcaaaaaaaataaagaatactAGAATTACGTCCAAGTTATAAGGTACACGGACCCAGACGTTTTAGGCATAGGAAAGGTTACGGTTGAAAAATTCAACCTCTAACCTAGACGTTTTCAATTACGGTTGGAAACGATGAAAATATAACCTAGACGTTCTCACTTACGTTTGGAAATCCAAAATCCTAAACAAGACGTAAAACAAGTAATAAATACCCATGCAAAAACTATTTACGTCTGTGTTCTGGATGAATCTAACCTAGGCGTAATTCTCAAGTTTTGTCCTATTGGAAACCAGTTACGCTCGGATTTATCCCAAACCTAGGCGTAAACCCAACTTACGGTTGGAAACGAAGACCAAACCCTCTTCCAAACCTAGGCGTAAAACTAACTTACGGTTGGAAACCAAGCCCAACCCAGACGTAATCTGCCATGAAAGTCTAAAAATCTGAATTTTTCTACGTACTTAAGCTAGTTTTGAGCGAAATTGAACCCATAGGAGATAGTTTAGAGGTGTAcctgttgattttcaaccattggttcttcactttgttgatttatttcttcaattggtggagattcatcatcactttgtgttaaaccctctctaccatctaacaaatcatcaatctcttggtctccaacatgaggaatgtaaaatttgttttctctatcatacaAAGATTCACCCACCTCGAATTTGTAacttgtttcatccatttttgttgagtgaatcaaacaatctaggttttgaaaaaaaatctccaattttttctttttcctcctctCTAGTTTTTTCCCACATAACTTTGTCCCAGACTTTACAAATATATAtcaaaattcatcttcttaatttaattagataataattaaatttaattaaaattaactaaataaataagggttgtttggtcattagacaattatttgagataagaggTCTTTGAAATTACTTacgggtgacccgtttttgtcctattaggtgacgcctctctaatggaatgtgacgccccaataatgaCCTTCATTTTAAACGAAAATAAGTTAAACTGACATTCGGAACAAAAAAATTTCTCCAATGGAACATAAAAATGGATTCTTCTACTGGTTACTCAGTGCCTTTGTATCTTTTGTTCTACTCAATTAAGTCATTTGATTATTACAAACAAATGCAAAATACATGGTAGTGCCAGTTTACCAGTTGGTCAAACGAATGAACAGTCGGTGAAGCAATCACTTTCTTTCAACTTTGACAATTGACAAATATCAAACCCAATCTTTAAAAGTTTAACCACATTCAAACCGTCAGGTTTGGATTGTTGGGACTGAAAATCCAAAATCGATTAACAAATGGATTCTAAGCAACCACGTATCCCACTCTTCCCTGTTTGGTCTATCATCGTTTTCATATACGACTTCTCCAATTCAGGCCGTTAACAACGTTGATGTTTACACTCTTCTTCTGGTTGGAAGAAGAATACAACAACGAATTAATTTAAACGCTATAATCTTTGATTAGTGGTAGCCAATGTAGACAAAGACAAAGATGAATAGAGAGATCATAGCTAGACACGAGGAGCATGAAAATCTTTGTTAGTGGCTCGAAGAAGATTTTACGTATGGAAATGAAACGAGTATACATACTTGTGCCACCCACTAATAATATTTCACACCATATTGCGTCCCCATCATGTTTTTCACCGTCTCGTCGTCATCATTCATCCCTGAATAAAAACAGGTGAAAATCATGGTTTTCACCCGCATCAATTAGGTAGAGAAGGAAGGAAGAAAGAAAAAGTCGAAACCAAACAAAGACactagaataaataaaatatatattatgaTTGTGAATGAATCAATGGACAATAATGTTAATGCCTTGGAGAAACTGCTAAGGAGGTCGAGTGATGAGAGACGGACCTGTTTTGATACAAGCCGTTGGTTGTGACCCCAAAGGAAATTATTGGGTGACCCAATTTTGTTATACAAATTGTGTTTTTTATGGGCAGAAGTATTTATCGATTAAAACAAATTTACAAATCGTAGTTTTACTGTTGAGTGAGCCTCTACATCGCTAAACAAGCATTGTCCCATGTCTTTTGAACAAAAACTGTATATGGAAAAGGATGATAATTCTTTTGTCTTCTAAAGTTGAAAATATCTATCAAAAACCATGATAAGTAATGCcatttcttcttcaaatatcaatatctaacaaCTTTACTGCCCAGTTAATTCAAATTTGCAACGCATAAAAAAGAAGCATAACAAGTTGATACTGACGATTTATGTGAACCCCGGGGACACACGAGAGAACAAGTCCAAAGCCAGTGGAGCCAACTCTCTAATTTCTAATGTAAAATGAGTTCTAGTGCTTAATGGCTAATGCTATTGGACAAGAACTTGAGAGATAACACAAAACCCTACAAATTAccgaaattttgattttttttttttttaatatgaatcaACGGTCACGATCAGGTAGTCATATGTCCCCCCGTACGAAGAAAAATGAGCAAtcaaaaaaagttgaaaaccatttcaacatattgactttgtttttttCTTACAAGTTGCATCATATGCCCACATTTTACAGCCATCCAAAGTCCTCCTTTTTGACAAAACCTAATTTTTTACTGTTTCAAGCAAACCAAAACCTGACTGTTTCacagtaaaaaaaataatcagatTCAATGGTGCACCACCTTTTAATATGTCACGTACAATGGATGTAGTCTTTTCTCATCTAGCAAGTAACCGAGACTGAGACTGAGAGAGTAATAATATTTATCATCTCTGCTTTCTACTGTTCTATGGACAACGTGAAATCTTTTTTTTTACAGGTAAAATGAGTTTTACGTGTTATCCGTTTTATGTACATATCTGTGTATTAGTAATTGGTAAATTACGGTGTCGGCCGATTTTATCATCTCTGGAGATGGCTTGTATTTTTAAAAGTTTCTCGATTTTATTGTCATGCGAATCTGAAGTCACGTTCTTGTACAGTTTCTTTCCTCGCtgtatttttcttttctaatttgtaaaaaaaaaaaaacttcttctaGCTGCGTGAGGTTACAATTTAATAGAATAGGACTGTTTAAATTTTGCATTTTCGATAGAATTTACAAGTTAATAGAATAACTAAATACATCCAGTGATTAAAACACTGTACATTTCTAAAACTGTTAAAATATGAAAACTTTAAGTAGGTAAGAATTTTTCAAATTTATTTAAAATTTCAAAGAAGAATTCTTCCTTTCCCTgtcaataataaagaaaataaagttggataaagaaaacaaatttattttttttaaaagaaaagctATAAAATCATGTCCAaatatggagagaaaataataacaaaaaccaGAGGTTAGGCAAAATttagagaaaagaaagaaagaaggtgATGAGCTAAAGCTGCCTAGAAAGGTGGGTTGTTGCTTGTCAAGGTCAAAACCCCAGCCAATGATTTTAAGAAATATTAttagaaattattattattattagcaaaaaaaaaaaaaattacagcatCAACAAATTTTTAATATAAAGCTATTTTAAGGTTCCATGAAAGAAAAAGACTTTTCTAATCAAAATTcattttcgtttttcttcttcttcttctctctctttttatTAGAAAGAACAAAGAAAACCCATTGTGTATCTTTGATCTCTAAATCTTGTTGTTTGGTGTTTTTTTACTCTCTCCTTTCAAAATTTTTATATTATCTGATCTTTATAGAGAAATATTGTCTGTTAGAAGATAAAAAGGAAGAAATCTTAGATGTGattttgttggaaattcttttgtcTTTTGAATGATAGATCAAATTCAATAAAGGGCATGGGAGAAGAAGGACTGATGATGGCAAATCCTGACAACCAGATTTAGATTCAAGGTATGGTAATACTAAACACAAAACATCCCCTCTAAATTCTCTGAACTCTATTTAAGATCATTGCTTTTTTGTCAACAGATAGACTTGTTCATGCACAGCACAGAACAGCAAAAAATTTAGGCCCATACCCATTTTGTTTTACTTCTTGAACAAGAGGATCTGTGGATGTTGATGGTGTCTTCTGAGTTATACAATATTgggtattattattattgttattcatATATAAATCAAGAAATTACTTCGTCTTCTGTATTGGTTGAATTTGATAAGAAGAAAGCGTGTTTGTGTTTGGGtgaagaagagtttgatcttattGAGTTTGTATTGGATCTGGATTTAATGAACATTTCTATTGTTGGATGGTTTGGATAGAAAGGGAAATGTGAGGTATGCTATCATCTGGATTCATGAAAATAGTTTACCCTTGTTGGAAGCCTTCTGTTGAAggtgatgataataataataatggtagTAGAAAAAGTAGAGACGAAAGTGGCCGGAGCGAAGGATTATTATGGTATAAAGATTTAGGCCATCATGTTAATGGTGAATTTTCAATGGCGGTAGTTCAAGCTAACAATTTGTTAGAGGATGCGAGTCAACTTGAATCAGGACCGTTGAGTTTATATGATTCGGGACCTAAAGGGACATTTGTTGGGATCTATGATGGGCATGGAGGTCCGGAGACTTCTCGGTTCGTAAATGATCATTTGTTCAACAATCTCAAGAGTATGTTTTTCTTCCAATTTGCTCTCTTTATAAATTTGTTAATTCTAATTGTAGCTATGGTTATTAGAATTCTCCGTTTTGTTTCGGTCTTTTGGCCAATGTGTTCACAAGAAATTGTACAAAGATACATGATAGTGTATCTATCATGTTGCGCAACAGCACCGTGCACATACCTAAGACTCTTAACCAGTATGCAATTCAATTAGTACTGTAGAGCAAATAGAATGTGTTATAGACTGTAGTTTCTATTTGAGAGTCAACAGTCACCTTTTAAAAAACTTGTTTTCAAGGTtggtaattgtgaattgactctAAGCATAATCTGAAGAGGTTTCAAGTTCAAATAGGAGAAAGAATGTAATTATTAGTTAATTGGTTAGCGTGTATTTGATGTCGTGTTGGAAATTACGCAAACAGAAATTGTTTGCAACTGTTCATTTTTAGAGGATTACTGTACTTTCTAATGATGATTGTTGAAAATGAAATAGAATAAGCTTTTCATAATCAGATACCGTACTTTAACTGTCAAGGCAAATGTTGATAAGAAAGAGGCAAATGTTAAAAGCTTACCATAAATGTCAAGGCTGGATGTGAAACAGTATTTTAGGTCATTTGGTTTCAATTACTCTCATGGGGTCAATTTTTGATCCTAGAGGTTATTAATGGCCTCAACTATCTGTAGACTTTAAGCACTCTTAATTGTATTTGTGACTCTCTTTTATTCTGGATGTGTTTTCAGTTAAAATTTATGTTCTCATCTTTTAGACTTGTGGGGTTGCAGGATTTACGGCAGAGCATCAAGGGATGACAGTAGATGCTATCAATAAAGCATATGCAGCTACTGAAGAGGATTTCCTATGTCTAGTGAGGGAGCAATGGTGCAATAAACCACAGCTTGCGTCAGTTGGAACGTGTTGTTTGGTGGGCATGATATGTAATGGAACACTATATATTGCAAATGCCGGAGATTCTCGGGTAGTTTTAGGGAGATCGGAGAGAGCCCTTAGAGAGGTTAGGGCTATTCAAGTGTCAGAAGAGCACAATGCAAGTATAGAATCTGTGAGGGAGGAATTGCGTTCAATGCATCCCGATGATTCACAGATTGTGGTTTTAAAACATAAAGTTTGGCGTGTGAAGGGTATAATACAGGTgagtttctgttggattttcaATGCATTTGTTTTCTTAATATCTTTAGAAGAATCAAATAGAAGATATTTTAGGCTTGCAGACATAAGTTTGGGGTTGATGTTCAGAGTATACTCTTCTGAAATGCTTGCAGATTTCTAGGTCAATCGGAGATGCCTATTTAAAGAGATCAGAATTTAACAGAGAGCCTCTACTAGCGAAGTTCAGATTGCCTGAACCCTTCCACAAGCCCATCCTTAGTGCTAAACCAGCCATATATGTGGAGAAAATCTACCCGCAGGATGAATTTCTTATATTTGCATCTGATGGTCTTTGGGAACACCTTAGCAATCAAGAGGCTGTTGACCTCGTTCATCGTTCTCCACGTAACGTA encodes the following:
- the LOC113310286 gene encoding probable protein phosphatase 2C 38, producing MLSSGFMKIVYPCWKPSVEGDDNNNNGSRKSRDESGRSEGLLWYKDLGHHVNGEFSMAVVQANNLLEDASQLESGPLSLYDSGPKGTFVGIYDGHGGPETSRFVNDHLFNNLKRFTAEHQGMTVDAINKAYAATEEDFLCLVREQWCNKPQLASVGTCCLVGMICNGTLYIANAGDSRVVLGRSERALREVRAIQVSEEHNASIESVREELRSMHPDDSQIVVLKHKVWRVKGIIQISRSIGDAYLKRSEFNREPLLAKFRLPEPFHKPILSAKPAIYVEKIYPQDEFLIFASDGLWEHLSNQEAVDLVHRSPRNGIARRLIKTALREAAKKREMRYSDLKKIDRGVRRHFHDDITVIVLFIDHQLISKNSWNGATVSIRGAGGTPTDGNS